In bacterium, a single genomic region encodes these proteins:
- a CDS encoding UvrD-helicase domain-containing protein, whose product MTTPCQNIRFIASAGTGKTHQVVSLYQALLLGRPYPPDDHSLPGVTAGSIFDGGQRIPPDRILMLTFTRNAAAEMRSRVTEAIEKELAGGDPDNEAFCWSLLRRLSGATISTIHSFAQQILARHTLELGLSPTLTVLEEADAAVLRSEAAQSALRKALGSEHGPRGRGPSRHQAKKGVSPLGGTAASPSVAVYSAASYLPDLEKLCEGHGVDQISKAALQTITQCATWGIDLENATPASLVLTPAEPRLTDLTALLKPVDLKASAGGGASIKAMASGLHQEIKLLGHSPTPESVSEAAGRLVPFTQKNWGKDDDIKELRKSVQASLATLAAYSQRKEASRLLISFITLAQDCARGIHARKSEQGVLDFDDLLFRARDLIQRNPGAVPATDVIIVDEAQDNNRLQNELILLVQAASQAAVAVCGDTKQTIYSWRGADPDGLDKLGATLKLNPIPLRTSYRSQQGILDWVNDIFAGVVMGTDLYGENEELLSCPAARSSTGPAVECLFPDWEIRPSPKDQIPVPGKPSKSGEASSDARIRITITKRDIGKLAAESSTSAATDWAQVAGLSEHAQALEARAIARRIRLLTTQTRQGEWHPPRVWDSATQTWITPQGQPYRFRDILILLRATNRQSLYEQALQEENIPFTTDGAGRGFFMRQEVQDVSNLLAWLAFPLDRQSLLALLRSPFCALSDNAVAVLSSSPADPSLRGIVTAEPDAAALIANDLAVRTSPSDGTAFLRTASLLRRLCGLAGRVSAVDLVREATHLTGYDAILAGTFHGVQRLANLQKLLSWVQDLERSENLDLQATASRLASEITHGREAPDAAVLDPDDDSVRINTVHAAKGLSSPVVIVPDLRRIPRNDSSWIHVIHGDEQAPSALTARLKFYNEDDTLEEQVDAEGYAEELERNKMARNEESRRLFYVAATRARDLLIFSSENPNLNSDETWRSWINQHLLSCDFKPELVRLRPYGEIESAWLALGAPPPDQPLVTPAQLTRGPAFPAPRTGSIQYRFPVTALVRPTSPLQLVTVNVTHKAMDNRDEGPEAAPPPEHDVAPAFTKAQLGTLAHQILETLDYHSHVPLERQVSQAPGLAELTPAEQVSVIGSVTKAAVTITRLLEGVAPENLIREMPFVARFDHEETEVIVDGKVDLLYFKAGAWHILDYKFSAHTARELADRYALQLAVYRDALFKPVAHSLERIPRFDTELKRPAPLHLTLLGITPTGVCTEVDVTGTVQPDIAAQLATAARGLSRF is encoded by the coding sequence ATGACAACGCCTTGCCAGAATATCCGCTTCATTGCGTCTGCCGGAACAGGGAAGACCCATCAGGTGGTCAGCCTTTACCAGGCGCTCCTGCTCGGTCGCCCCTATCCGCCGGACGACCACTCCCTGCCGGGCGTGACCGCCGGGTCCATCTTTGACGGAGGCCAGCGCATCCCGCCCGACCGGATTCTGATGCTGACCTTCACCCGCAATGCCGCGGCAGAGATGCGGTCGCGCGTCACCGAAGCCATTGAGAAGGAACTCGCTGGCGGCGACCCGGACAACGAGGCCTTCTGCTGGAGCCTGCTGCGCCGTCTTTCAGGCGCCACCATTTCAACCATCCACTCCTTCGCCCAGCAGATACTGGCGCGCCATACCCTGGAGCTGGGCCTGTCACCCACCCTCACAGTGCTGGAGGAAGCGGACGCCGCGGTGCTGCGAAGCGAGGCCGCCCAGTCGGCCTTGCGCAAGGCGCTGGGATCGGAGCACGGTCCGCGAGGCCGCGGCCCCTCCCGTCATCAGGCAAAGAAAGGCGTATCCCCACTGGGAGGGACGGCAGCCTCGCCGTCCGTAGCGGTTTATTCAGCGGCCTCCTATCTTCCAGATCTTGAAAAACTATGCGAAGGCCACGGCGTGGACCAGATCAGCAAAGCCGCCCTTCAAACCATTACCCAATGCGCCACCTGGGGAATCGATCTTGAAAACGCCACGCCGGCCAGCCTCGTCCTCACGCCCGCCGAACCCCGGCTCACCGACTTGACGGCCCTGCTCAAGCCGGTCGACCTCAAGGCCAGTGCCGGCGGTGGCGCCAGCATCAAAGCCATGGCCAGCGGCTTGCACCAGGAAATCAAACTGCTGGGCCACTCGCCGACGCCGGAGTCCGTGTCTGAAGCCGCCGGCCGGTTAGTTCCTTTTACCCAGAAAAACTGGGGCAAAGACGATGACATCAAGGAGCTGCGCAAATCCGTTCAGGCGAGCCTGGCCACGTTGGCCGCCTACTCACAACGCAAGGAGGCGAGCCGGCTTTTAATCTCCTTTATCACCCTGGCCCAGGATTGCGCACGAGGCATCCATGCCCGCAAAAGCGAGCAGGGGGTCCTTGATTTTGATGATCTGCTCTTCCGGGCCCGCGACCTGATCCAGCGCAATCCCGGCGCCGTTCCTGCCACCGACGTCATCATCGTCGATGAAGCCCAGGATAATAACCGGCTCCAAAATGAATTGATCCTCCTGGTCCAGGCCGCTTCCCAGGCGGCCGTGGCGGTGTGCGGCGACACCAAGCAAACCATTTACAGCTGGCGCGGTGCCGATCCCGATGGACTCGACAAGCTGGGGGCCACCCTGAAACTCAATCCGATCCCGCTCCGCACCAGCTATCGCAGTCAGCAGGGCATTCTGGACTGGGTGAATGATATCTTTGCCGGCGTGGTCATGGGCACCGACCTCTATGGCGAAAACGAGGAGTTGCTCTCCTGCCCGGCCGCCCGGTCCAGCACCGGTCCGGCCGTTGAATGCCTGTTCCCGGACTGGGAGATACGCCCCTCCCCCAAGGACCAGATCCCGGTGCCGGGCAAACCATCGAAATCCGGCGAAGCCAGCAGTGACGCCCGCATCCGGATCACGATCACGAAACGGGACATCGGGAAGCTGGCCGCTGAATCATCCACCAGCGCCGCCACCGACTGGGCTCAGGTGGCAGGGCTTTCAGAACACGCTCAAGCCCTTGAAGCCCGCGCGATCGCCCGACGGATCCGCCTGCTCACTACCCAGACCCGCCAGGGCGAGTGGCATCCGCCCCGGGTCTGGGATTCGGCCACCCAAACCTGGATCACGCCCCAGGGCCAGCCCTACCGGTTCCGCGACATCCTGATTTTATTACGGGCCACCAACCGGCAGAGTCTTTATGAGCAGGCCCTCCAGGAAGAGAATATCCCCTTCACCACGGATGGCGCCGGCCGCGGCTTTTTCATGCGCCAGGAAGTTCAGGACGTATCCAACCTCCTGGCCTGGCTGGCCTTTCCGCTGGACCGCCAGTCGCTCCTCGCCCTCCTGCGCTCCCCCTTCTGTGCCCTGTCAGATAACGCGGTGGCGGTGCTCTCCTCATCCCCCGCCGACCCATCCCTGCGCGGGATCGTCACCGCGGAGCCGGATGCCGCCGCCCTCATCGCGAACGACCTGGCCGTCCGCACCTCCCCCTCCGATGGCACCGCCTTCCTCAGGACCGCGTCACTCCTGCGCCGCCTCTGCGGCCTGGCAGGCCGCGTGAGCGCCGTGGATCTGGTACGGGAGGCTACACACCTGACCGGCTATGATGCCATCCTCGCGGGAACCTTCCACGGGGTGCAACGCCTGGCTAACCTCCAGAAGCTCCTGTCCTGGGTCCAGGATCTGGAGCGTTCCGAAAACCTCGATCTACAGGCCACCGCCAGCCGGCTCGCCAGCGAGATCACCCATGGCCGCGAAGCACCTGACGCCGCCGTACTGGATCCCGACGACGACTCGGTTCGCATCAACACCGTTCATGCCGCCAAAGGCCTCTCCAGTCCCGTTGTCATTGTTCCGGACCTGCGTCGCATCCCGCGCAATGACTCCAGTTGGATCCATGTGATTCATGGCGACGAACAGGCCCCTTCCGCGCTCACGGCCCGGTTGAAGTTCTACAATGAGGACGACACGCTTGAAGAACAGGTGGATGCCGAGGGCTATGCCGAGGAGCTCGAACGGAACAAGATGGCCCGCAATGAAGAGTCACGCCGGTTATTTTATGTGGCTGCCACCCGGGCGCGAGATCTCCTGATTTTCTCCTCTGAGAATCCCAACCTCAACAGCGACGAGACGTGGCGGTCCTGGATCAACCAGCATCTCCTGTCCTGTGATTTCAAGCCTGAACTGGTTCGCCTGCGCCCCTATGGCGAGATTGAGTCGGCGTGGCTGGCCCTGGGCGCCCCCCCGCCGGACCAACCGCTGGTGACGCCCGCCCAATTGACGCGGGGACCGGCATTCCCGGCTCCCCGTACAGGAAGCATCCAATACCGCTTCCCCGTTACCGCCCTTGTACGCCCCACCAGCCCCCTCCAATTGGTGACCGTCAACGTCACGCATAAAGCCATGGATAACCGGGACGAGGGACCTGAAGCCGCCCCCCCGCCTGAACACGACGTCGCGCCCGCTTTCACTAAAGCCCAGCTCGGCACCCTGGCCCATCAGATTCTCGAGACCCTGGATTACCACTCCCACGTTCCTTTGGAGCGTCAGGTTTCCCAGGCACCCGGACTGGCGGAGCTCACCCCGGCCGAGCAGGTCAGCGTCATCGGTTCGGTTACAAAGGCGGCCGTCACGATCACCCGTTTGCTTGAAGGGGTTGCGCCGGAGAACCTGATCCGGGAAATGCCTTTCGTGGCCCGTTTTGACCATGAAGAAACAGAGGTCATTGTGGATGGCAAAGTGGATCTACTCTATTTCAAGGCCGGCGCCTGGCACATTCTGGACTATAAATTCTCCGCCCATACCGCCAGGGAACTGGCTGACCGCTATGCCCTGCAACTGGCGGTCTACCGGGACGCCCTGTTCAAGCCTGTGGCCCATTCACTCGAGCGCATCCCCCGTTTTGACACGGAGCTTAAAAGGCCGGCGCCCCTGCATCTCACGTTGCTTGGCATCACCCCGACGGGCGTTTGCACCGAGGTGGATGTAACCGGCACCGTCCAGCCCGACATTGCCGCCCAACTGGCCACCGCCGCCCGGGGTCTAAGCAGGTTTTGA
- a CDS encoding SGNH/GDSL hydrolase family protein, with product MISKKKPTLDISKFDQNMEVKKADENGLIWHLPYERPFKLAGFHWFDQDQVYRRFPVTPPSPLPAGVDGLAWCTAGGQIKFRTDSAKISLKVTLRDAGAMDHMAQTGMSGFDLYVGEPGKEIFYSVSRFAIGATEFTCELFNCSQRKRRTFTINFPLYKGVNAIRIGLQADAKIEAPPAYRQNRPVVVYGTSITQGGCASRPGSCYTNILSRRLNIPFINLGFSGSGKGEPDVARNMALIKNPAILILDYEANCVTFDRFATTLPEFIAILRATHKTAPILVISKIRFGQEALAGDPGKSRDRKKCNRMQRTLVRKMQQAGDPNIHFLDGAPLLGKDYWECTVDNVHPTDLGFFRMADSIEPVLRKILR from the coding sequence ATGATCAGCAAAAAAAAGCCAACCTTGGACATCAGTAAGTTCGACCAAAACATGGAGGTCAAGAAAGCCGATGAGAATGGCCTGATATGGCACTTGCCTTATGAGCGCCCGTTTAAATTGGCAGGCTTTCACTGGTTTGATCAGGACCAGGTCTATCGCCGGTTCCCGGTCACACCGCCATCTCCACTCCCGGCCGGGGTGGACGGGCTGGCCTGGTGTACGGCAGGGGGACAGATCAAGTTCCGTACGGATAGTGCAAAAATCAGCCTGAAAGTCACCTTGCGTGATGCAGGCGCAATGGACCATATGGCCCAGACGGGGATGAGCGGATTCGATCTATATGTCGGTGAACCCGGAAAAGAGATCTTTTATTCCGTCTCCCGCTTTGCCATCGGCGCCACCGAATTCACCTGCGAACTTTTCAACTGCAGCCAGCGCAAGCGCCGCACCTTCACGATCAATTTCCCCCTGTATAAAGGCGTCAATGCCATCCGAATCGGCCTGCAGGCGGACGCCAAGATTGAAGCGCCACCGGCCTATCGGCAGAACCGGCCTGTGGTGGTGTATGGCACCTCCATTACCCAGGGCGGGTGCGCGTCACGTCCCGGTTCCTGCTACACCAATATCCTGAGCCGCCGCCTCAATATCCCGTTTATCAATCTGGGTTTCTCCGGAAGCGGAAAAGGCGAACCGGACGTGGCCCGCAACATGGCGTTAATCAAAAACCCGGCCATACTGATATTGGATTACGAAGCGAACTGCGTGACTTTCGACAGGTTCGCCACCACGCTTCCCGAATTCATCGCCATTCTCCGCGCGACTCACAAAACCGCCCCTATTCTGGTGATTTCCAAAATCCGGTTTGGTCAGGAAGCCCTGGCGGGGGATCCGGGCAAGTCGCGTGACCGCAAAAAATGCAACCGCATGCAGCGAACCCTCGTGAGAAAAATGCAACAGGCGGGCGACCCAAACATCCACTTTCTCGATGGCGCTCCCTTGCTCGGCAAAGACTACTGGGAATGTACGGTGGATAACGTCCACCCGACCGACCTCGGCTTTTTCCGGATGGCCGACAGTATCGAACCGGTGCTCAGGAAGATCCTCCGCTAA
- a CDS encoding histidine kinase N-terminal 7TM domain-containing protein produces MTYAAHILLLISLAYMVLLGYAWSRPRTTTTRYFMLMLVCSMIWAITYYLELILPARDVKVALRLGRFLFLAWVPMLWLLMTCGLFNLGAWIPLAFWRTFAALNMVTMLMAVTAPFHHLFLFDMQIQAIGSVGILNFSQGPWYCFYLLYNQLLALFAFGLLLVAWPRSRGVRRQNLTLLILGLFVPLLISIGYSFGKTPVANINLAPFSLAFSISILAWVVLRNRALDIVPLARGILLDHLPDLVLVTDARGWIVDMNQACEHAVGRTLSVCAKQPADTLPVPWRESLDETSGMLKADIRGQPHWYEVNRLDITADGGNERVGRLHVWRDMTLRHQAELDRMELERVRADARIVEQQKCLLRDMHDGLGGIAINISLLANLGLQETETAAKDDALEKIETLAIDGNAEIRSLMNAMEHRELVWSDWLLDVRNSGQASCAGRLMEFESTVEGPVPETPLSLLAGMSMFRMIKEAITNAVKHAGASRLELRLRFSEQGFEAVVQDNGQGFDPAAVRLGHGLANLRKRAAELGGEMSLSGGNGTRCRFLIPIPINYPDETLELTAHFLQECRQ; encoded by the coding sequence ATGACCTACGCCGCGCACATCTTGCTGTTGATCAGCCTGGCCTACATGGTATTGCTGGGCTATGCGTGGTCACGCCCGCGCACCACGACCACCCGCTACTTCATGTTGATGCTAGTCTGCAGCATGATCTGGGCGATCACCTATTATCTGGAATTAATCCTCCCTGCGCGCGACGTTAAGGTGGCCCTGCGGCTGGGGCGTTTTCTCTTCCTGGCCTGGGTGCCTATGTTATGGCTGTTGATGACGTGCGGGCTGTTCAACCTTGGTGCCTGGATTCCCCTGGCGTTCTGGCGGACCTTTGCCGCCCTCAATATGGTCACCATGCTCATGGCCGTCACCGCGCCCTTTCACCATCTATTTCTGTTCGACATGCAAATTCAGGCCATCGGCTCGGTAGGCATCTTGAACTTTTCCCAGGGGCCTTGGTATTGTTTTTACCTGCTGTATAATCAACTGCTGGCACTGTTCGCCTTTGGCTTGTTGCTGGTTGCGTGGCCGCGCTCCCGCGGCGTTCGCCGGCAAAATCTCACCCTGCTGATCCTCGGGCTTTTTGTGCCACTGCTTATAAGCATTGGATATTCGTTCGGCAAAACCCCGGTGGCCAACATCAACCTTGCGCCCTTTTCACTAGCGTTTTCCATCAGTATTCTGGCCTGGGTGGTGTTGCGCAATCGCGCGTTGGATATCGTGCCTCTGGCCCGGGGTATCCTGCTGGACCACCTTCCGGATCTGGTGCTGGTGACCGATGCGCGCGGGTGGATCGTGGATATGAATCAAGCCTGCGAGCATGCCGTTGGGCGCACCCTGTCCGTCTGCGCCAAACAGCCAGCCGACACGTTGCCTGTGCCGTGGAGGGAATCGTTGGATGAAACGTCGGGCATGCTGAAGGCGGATATCAGAGGCCAACCGCACTGGTATGAGGTTAACCGGCTGGACATTACGGCAGACGGCGGCAACGAACGGGTGGGCCGGCTCCACGTGTGGCGGGACATGACCCTGCGGCATCAGGCCGAACTGGACCGGATGGAGCTGGAGCGCGTCCGGGCAGACGCCCGGATCGTGGAGCAACAAAAGTGCCTCCTGCGCGACATGCACGACGGACTGGGGGGAATTGCCATCAACATCAGCCTGCTAGCCAATCTGGGGTTGCAGGAGACTGAGACGGCGGCGAAGGACGACGCGCTCGAGAAGATCGAAACGCTGGCCATCGATGGCAACGCCGAGATCCGCAGCCTGATGAACGCGATGGAGCATCGGGAACTCGTCTGGTCCGACTGGCTGCTGGATGTCCGCAACTCCGGGCAGGCTTCGTGCGCGGGCCGGTTAATGGAATTTGAGTCTACTGTCGAGGGGCCTGTGCCGGAAACGCCCCTATCGTTACTAGCAGGCATGTCAATGTTCCGTATGATCAAGGAGGCGATCACGAACGCCGTCAAGCATGCCGGGGCCAGCCGGCTGGAATTGCGCCTGCGTTTTTCGGAGCAGGGCTTCGAAGCGGTGGTTCAGGACAACGGGCAGGGGTTTGATCCGGCGGCAGTCCGACTGGGGCACGGACTGGCCAATTTACGCAAGCGGGCCGCCGAACTGGGGGGCGAGATGAGCCTTTCCGGAGGGAACGGAACCCGGTGCCGGTTTCTGATCCCCATCCCCATAAACTACCCAGATGAGACGCTTGAACTGACCGCGCACTTTCTGCAAGAGTGTCGCCAATGA
- a CDS encoding response regulator transcription factor, translating to MNLCLVEDNATLLKSLAIRLAREPDILILGTYTSAEEALAQGTWGDIDILLADIDLPGISGVELIRRVRALYPAVIPMAFTICEDRTTVFAALKAGAYGYILKGDAPQLLVASLRELAQGGSPMSPAIARQVIREFHPVGVDDHALTPRERAVLDLVAEGRLYKEIAGALGLSGHTVHTHIKRIYGKLHAHGRADAVQKAGEAGLLRADTDARLL from the coding sequence ATGAATCTCTGCCTCGTTGAAGACAATGCCACGTTGCTTAAATCGCTGGCCATACGGCTGGCGCGCGAGCCGGACATCCTGATACTGGGCACCTACACCTCGGCGGAGGAAGCCCTGGCGCAAGGTACGTGGGGTGATATTGACATCCTGCTGGCGGACATCGACCTGCCGGGCATATCCGGCGTGGAGCTGATCCGCCGGGTACGGGCACTCTATCCGGCGGTGATTCCGATGGCCTTCACGATCTGCGAAGACCGGACCACGGTGTTTGCCGCACTTAAGGCGGGAGCCTACGGCTACATCCTGAAAGGCGATGCCCCCCAGTTGCTGGTGGCGTCGTTACGCGAACTGGCGCAGGGAGGCTCGCCGATGAGCCCAGCCATCGCCCGCCAGGTTATTCGCGAATTTCACCCGGTTGGCGTGGACGACCATGCGTTGACGCCGCGCGAACGTGCCGTGCTGGATCTCGTGGCGGAAGGCCGCCTCTACAAGGAGATCGCGGGGGCGCTGGGATTGAGCGGCCACACGGTTCACACGCACATCAAGCGCATCTACGGCAAACTGCATGCCCACGGGCGTGCGGATGCCGTGCAGAAAGCCGGTGAGGCGGGGCTGCTGAGGGCTGATACGGACGCTCGGCTCCTGTAA
- a CDS encoding DUF1566 domain-containing protein — translation MIKVTPLRPEGLSLDAGLKRHNRGKLEMILAAFAVFGFSFSHAGVLDSPAAPTDPGSAMYTLEDLYNRLDAGVDGTQSVYAGPVAGPGSTGHTLNQIMSKAPTTNADAAGAGQVLIGKTYWGLNASAWGTNTGTMANNGAVTITPSTSAQTIPQGYHNGAGSVGGDAGLVTANIKSGITLFGVAGKSSVVDTASGTPATAADILSPKKAYVNGSLVTGTMASQTLSANNGTVGAGYYGVTTLVAVDIDLVSANIKSGITLFGVAGNVNVVNTSSGDAVAGDILPGKKAWVDGTELTGTAKIAQVAKTAQTTSYAAGDDGDLKRGVAWPSPRFTDIGDGTVTDNLTGLIWLKDANAFGGQTWAQALTDCATLANGAHGLTDGSVAGAWRLPNIRELLSLIDYRRSSPALCNTSGYGQWSSLSPFTGVQSSYYWSSTTRSDNTANAWDMHLNFGIAGGNVKTVSTSYVWPVRGGQ, via the coding sequence ATGATTAAAGTCACACCACTTCGGCCTGAAGGTCTATCCTTGGATGCGGGCCTAAAACGGCACAATCGCGGTAAATTGGAAATGATCCTCGCCGCGTTTGCCGTATTCGGTTTTTCATTTTCTCACGCTGGAGTTTTGGACTCCCCTGCGGCGCCTACTGACCCTGGTAGCGCCATGTACACGCTTGAAGACTTATACAACCGATTAGATGCCGGCGTGGATGGTACACAGAGTGTGTATGCCGGGCCCGTCGCCGGGCCCGGTAGCACCGGCCATACACTCAATCAAATCATGAGCAAGGCCCCGACCACAAATGCGGATGCCGCCGGGGCTGGCCAGGTACTCATCGGCAAAACGTATTGGGGGCTGAACGCCAGTGCATGGGGCACGAACACCGGCACAATGGCCAATAATGGCGCCGTCACGATCACGCCGAGTACCAGCGCGCAGACAATTCCGCAGGGATACCACAATGGCGCCGGCAGTGTGGGGGGCGATGCAGGCCTGGTGACTGCCAACATCAAATCAGGAATCACCCTCTTTGGCGTTGCAGGCAAGTCATCAGTGGTGGATACAGCATCCGGCACACCAGCGACGGCCGCCGATATTCTCTCGCCCAAGAAAGCCTACGTGAATGGTTCCCTGGTCACCGGCACAATGGCTTCTCAGACGCTTTCTGCGAATAACGGTACGGTAGGTGCGGGCTATTACGGGGTAACAACTCTTGTGGCAGTGGACATCGATCTGGTGAGTGCCAACATCAAATCAGGAATCACCCTCTTTGGCGTTGCAGGTAACGTAAACGTTGTCAACACGAGTAGCGGCGATGCCGTGGCGGGGGATATTCTCCCCGGCAAGAAGGCGTGGGTGGACGGAACCGAACTGACGGGAACGGCCAAGATTGCACAGGTGGCGAAAACCGCGCAAACGACCTCGTATGCAGCGGGAGATGACGGGGATCTGAAGAGAGGTGTGGCATGGCCAAGTCCGCGGTTTACGGACATCGGCGATGGCACGGTAACAGACAATCTGACCGGTCTCATCTGGCTGAAGGATGCCAATGCGTTTGGAGGGCAAACTTGGGCTCAGGCGTTAACAGACTGTGCCACGCTGGCTAACGGTGCGCATGGGCTGACCGATGGGTCAGTGGCGGGCGCCTGGCGGTTACCCAATATACGGGAACTGCTGAGTCTGATTGACTACCGCCGAAGCAGCCCCGCGTTGTGCAACACATCGGGGTATGGACAGTGGTCGAGTTTGTCGCCGTTCACCGGCGTTCAGTCATCTTACTATTGGTCGAGTACTACGCGTTCGGATAATACGGCCAACGCCTGGGACATGCACCTGAACTTCGGCATTGCAGGTGGCAACGTTAAGACGGTTTCTACGTCTTACGTCTGGCCCGTCCGTGGTGGCCAATAG
- a CDS encoding prevent-host-death protein has protein sequence MTMIAVQEIKRRGISAVDEGLANGPVHLIKSNHPAYVVMSEATYQEMLTDLAEARLAASENDLKAGRVRRGSAALLMKELRSKN, from the coding sequence ATGACCATGATTGCGGTACAGGAAATCAAAAGACGGGGAATTTCGGCGGTGGATGAGGGGCTGGCGAACGGACCGGTCCATCTCATCAAAAGCAATCACCCTGCCTATGTCGTTATGTCCGAAGCCACTTATCAGGAAATGTTGACTGATCTGGCTGAAGCACGGTTGGCCGCTTCCGAAAATGATTTGAAAGCGGGCCGGGTTCGGCGTGGCTCGGCCGCCTTATTGATGAAGGAATTGCGCTCCAAAAACTAA
- a CDS encoding type II toxin-antitoxin system YafQ family toxin, with translation MANFTLVWTETFSRTARKFLRRHPDLTGLFEDVLKQLEADPHASRLRLHRLKGQHTDKHAISLTYAYRIVLIIVLTEHEITLLDIGSHDEVYRD, from the coding sequence ATGGCTAACTTCACCCTGGTCTGGACAGAAACATTCTCGCGAACAGCACGTAAATTCCTCCGCCGACATCCCGATCTCACCGGCCTTTTTGAAGACGTCCTGAAACAGCTTGAGGCTGACCCCCATGCCTCACGGCTCCGGTTACATCGACTGAAAGGCCAGCACACGGACAAACACGCCATCAGCCTAACCTACGCCTACCGCATTGTCCTTATTATCGTACTGACTGAGCACGAAATCACCCTCCTGGACATCGGCTCACACGATGAAGTATATAGGGATTGA